The Oncorhynchus masou masou isolate Uvic2021 chromosome 14, UVic_Omas_1.1, whole genome shotgun sequence region GCGTAGTAACCCAGTTTGAGAATACCTGCTCTAGTAGATTACCTGCTCTAGTAGAATACCTGCTCTAGTAGAATACCTGCTCTAGTAGAATATCTGCTCTAGTAGAATACCTGCTCTAGTAGATTACCTGCTCTAGTAGAATACCTGCTCTAGTAGAATACCTGCTCTAGTAGAATATCTGCTCTAGTAGAATACCTGCTCTAGTAGAATACCTGCTCTAGTAGAATACCTACTCTAGTAGAATACCTGCTCTAGTAGAATACCTGCTCTAGTAGAATACCTACTCTAGTAGAATACCTGCTCTAGTAGAATACCTACTCTAGTAGATTACCTGCTCTAGTAGAATACCTGCTCTAGTAGATTACCTACTCTTATAGAATACCTGCTCTAGTAGAATACCTGCTCTAGTAGAATACCTACTCTAGTAGAATACCTGCTCTAGTAGAATACCTGCTCTAGTAGAATACCTGCTCTAGTAGAATACCTGCTCTAGTAGAATACCTACTCTAGTAGATTACCTGCTCTAGTAGAATACCTGCTCTAGTAGAATACCTGCTCTAGTAGAATACCTGCTCTAGTAGATTACCTGCTCTAGTAGAATACCTGCTCTAGTAGAATACCTGCTCTAGTAGAATACTTGCTCTAGTAGATTACCTGCTCTAGTAGATTACCTGCTCTAGTAGAATACCTGCTCTAGTAGAATACTTGATTTACCTGCTCTagaatacctggttaaataaaggtgaaataaaaaaatctaaattggaTGGTCAaagatacagtgagggaaaaaagtatttgatcctctgctgattttgtacgtttgcccactggcaaagaaatgatcagtctataattttaatggtaggtttatttgaacagcgagagacagaataacaacaaaagaaTCCACAAAAATGCATGTAAAAaagttataaattgatttgcattttaatgagggaaataagtatttgaccccatttcaatcagaaagatttctggcttccaaggtgtcttttatacaggtaacgagctgagattaggagcacactcttaaagggagtgctcctaatctcagtttgttacctgtataaaagtcacctgtccacagaagcaatcaatcaatcagatttcaaactctccaccatggccaagaccaaagagctctccaaggatgtcagagacaatattgtagacctacacaaggctggaatgggctacaagaccattgcctagcagcttggtgagaaggtgacaacagttggtgcgattattcgcaaatggaagaaacacaaaagaactgtcaatctccctcggcctggggctccatgcaagatctcacctcgtggagttgcaatgatcatgagaacagtgaggaatcagcccagaattacacgggaggatcttgtcaatgatctcaaggcagctgggaccatagtcaccaagaaaacaattggtaacacactacgcagtgaaggactgaaatcctgcagcccCTGCAAggtcccctgctcaagaaagcacatatacatgcccatctgaagtttgccaatgaacatctgaatgattcagaggacaactgggtgaaagtgttgtggtcagatgagaccaaaatggagctctttggcatcaactgaagtcgccgtgtttggaggagaagGAATGCtacctatgaccccaagaacaccatccccatcaTCAAatatggaggtggaaacattatgctttgggggtgtttttctgctaaggggacaggacaactcaaatcttgggtgagaagctccttccctcagccagggcattgaaaatgggtcgtggatgggtattccagcatgacaatgacccaaatcaCATGGCCaagggcaacaaaggagtggctcaagaagaagcacattaaggtcctggagtggcctagccagtctccagacctcaatcccatagaacatctgtggaggaagctgaaggtttgagttaccaaacgtcagcctcgaaagccttaatgacttggagaagatctgcaaagaggagtgggacaaaatccctcctgagatgtgtgcaaacctggtggccaacgacaagaaacgtctgacctctgggattgccaacaagggttctGCCACCAAGtgctaagtcatgttttgcagaggggtcaaatacttatttccctcattaaaatgcaaatcaatttataacattttaaacatgtgtttttctggattttttccgttgttattctgtctctcactgttcaaataaacctaccattaaaattatagactgatcatttctttgtcagtgggcaaatgtacaaaatcagcaggggatcaaatactttttttccctcactgtagatgggaggggttgatggtagctgaaggctgggactaaaaacaaacagaagataactaatgtaaaatatattttccattaaatgtatgtagtatgtataaCCTGGAAGTGAAAGCCTAAGTAGTGttgggttaggggaaaataataaagaagTCAAATCTATTTCATTTGTTTACTCCAATTAAGGGAagtgtggtagggttaggggaaaataataaagaagcaaaacatatttaaaataatatatactctatatatttacaaaaaatatacatgtgtgattggaaatgatgcagacaattacattgatagaagccacaatgtatctgcagtattaaagctgatctacctcCTAAAAAAGAAGGATAGGGTCTGCCTGAATACTATAGTACCTCTCTCCTGACATTATATACTAAGTGGAACACTTTGACAATATAAAGTTAGTTATTTAATATGGTATTTCCTTGACAGTAGATTGTATTAAAAGAGAAgtcaatagaatagaatatcaTGACAAATTAGATTCTTTTTCATAAAATGTAAACATATTTAAATCTCTAACAGAATGCGTCAAGCTTTATAGAACAATTTTAATGAGGAAAACTCATTCAGTCTATATTATCCAGAGTCTATACTATATACCAGTCCTAAGAGCCATGATGAGCCAGCCCGTAGGGCTCCACAGTAGAAGCACCTGTTATCCAGCCCACCGTCCCTCCACCCAGACTGGCCATCATGTCATCCAGGAGGCCCCTGTCCTCCACCAGTATCTCACCTCCAGGGTAAGGCTCTGCCATGAGAGTGAGGGATAAAGACGTGCGTGTTTTTGTTAATACTGATGATGAGTCTGGTTAGGATTTTCATGGGGTAGATAGGGGGGAAATAGTGTGTACTTTGCTTCTGGTTCTACACATTCctttaaataaaagtataccattCTCAGGATATGTTAGGGCTCTTTTCAATCCGTATCGCGGGAGTTCAGCCTTACAGCGTGATTTACATTCACGGCAaatgctgcatatgtcggctcaactgtctaaggcactgcatctcagtgcaagaggcgtcactgaagtccctggtttgaatccaggctgcttcacatctggccgtgattgggagtccaatagggcggtgcgcaattgtcccagcgtcgtccgggtttggccggggtaggccgtcattgtaaataagaatttgttcttaactgacttgccttgttaaataaaggttaaataaaaactaaAATCGTAAATGACCTTTACACCGTGATATTCAAGGATATAGATTGAAAGGGCCCTTACTTTGGTGTGTCTATAAAATTAGCAGAAAACAGAAATGTATGAAAAGGGAATTAGAACTAGAACGCTGCTGTCATACTCACCAAGTGTGTGTTCAGACATTTTCCTCATTAGGGAACTGGGGACGTCATAGATGCTCTCTGTCATCTCGCTATAATCTGAGATAGAACATGAAAATAAACCCAAATACACTTTAATTTGCTggtaaacaaattaaaaatattGAATTAATTTAAAACCCGATAAattgaaaaataaacattttcatAATCTCACCTTGGCGGTCACTTGCCCTCCTATTGGACAGTGGGAAGTCATAGAGGTCCTCTCCGTCAGTCAAGTCTTCATCTGATTGGTTGATGTGATACTCAGCTACAGAGGAAATAGCAGGTAGGTTTTTGGTCATTTATCAAACACAGACCATTAACATAAGTCATTATCATGTAATATGATATCTACTTGTATttttgctctggataagagcgtctgctaaatgacttaaatgtaaatgtaaatgtaaattttgtATCATATACAGTGGTCTCCAAAATTGAAGTATTTATGACATTTATGATGGATAATTTATTGATTTATGACGTATAATGACACACTGATGTGACCATGAGGGTCGTACTCACAGTTCCGGGGGGCTGGTAGAATGTCATActgatcctcttcctcctcttcttcatctctctcctcctcacatctccttctAAATCTATGGAcactgtcttcctcctcttcttcatctctctcctcctcacatctccttctAAATCTATGGACActgtcttcatcctcctctccatctgaAATTACAGTGAAAAGATGTTGCCATATTTCAGAGCTGAAGATACAGCTTGGCTCCCCACCTCACCACCAAAGCATTAAATGCCACAACGTGCCCATTTCCTCTTTCCACTAGACAACCAAACCACAGCAAATGTgaatgaaaaaaacaaacatatttccACTTAAGTTTGCTGAGTTTACAGAGGATTGATGCTCTACTTACAATGTGAGATGGTGTTCTGGCATATGGCTTCCTCATTACTGAGCTcatcagtgagggagagagagggtagcccTGTGCCCCAGATTTTGGTCAGGTGTGAGGGGGCCAGAGAGGCAGTTGGTAATCCTGTGTCCCTGGTCTAGGTCTTGGTCAGGGGTGGAAGGGTTGAGGGGTGCAGAGAGGGGTCGATGAACCCCCAGTGGTTCCGTCATGCTGTCACATTCTGAGCTGTTATAGGTGCTGAAGCGACCTCTGGCCTTCAGGTCATCAGACCTCACATCCTGTTGTCTGGAGACAAAACAGATGGACAGGCAACACTCATATGGACAGAAATAAAACTAACATTTTTGCAGATAATGCATTCCAAGGCACTCAAATGCTCACCGGGAATACATAAAGCATTATCTTAGACAGCTGTTGCTTAGGCTCTGTCTCCaactggaggctgctgaggggaggacggctcataataatggctggaacggaaaccatgtgtttgataccattccacaaaTTCCACTCCgaccattaccacgagcccgtcctccacaATGAAGGtggcaccaacctcctgtgctgccTGCATAGCAAATCCTCCCATATCTATATAGTAGTTTCAGGCTTCAAATACACCTGCACAGATTTAATCTATTCTAGCACTGTGATTGTTACAAACAGTTATTTTTGAAGGTTTAACTTACGATGCTCATAGGTTATTTAGCCTAATTTGAATGAACCTTTTGGAAGTCGTTCTAGGTATGAGCTCCTGATAAATGACTACAGTGTAATGTAATGACAAACAGTGCAGTAGTGTTTCAATAATCCTGAGCTTTCTGTTACCGTATGCAGCCTGGGTCTGTACCCCCTGGGCCTGAGAGATGCATGGCCCTCCACAGCTGACCAATCCACTCCCTCCTCAGATCCCCTGTCTCCGCAGCCTGCAGACACATGGTCAGGGGGTAGCAGGGATGAATTTAGTACATTGTTACAGTCTGAGTTAAAAAGATCATCCTTAGTTGTTAGAGGAAGTGTTAAATGACTTTAAGCTTTAATCCAAGTACTGTAGAACATAGCTGGGTAGCAGTtcgcctagtggttaagagtgttgggttaATAAACAAAAGGCCTCTGGTTCTATTCCCCAAGATGACTAGGTCCTAGGTGTGAAGCacctaaccctaattgctctggataagagtgtctgctaaatgactaaaatgtaaacagCTGATAAAATATTTTAATACAGCTGAATTGATCTTTCTGAACAATGGACAGCTTCTTCACATGGTACTTTCATTTGGGAAATTCCCATCAGTGAGTATGAAGTGACATTAATAGACCACATCCTGAAACAACATGTTAAACCTACACAGGCATCGCCGCCCACACGGTTCTGTAGTGACACTAGTAACAGACCACATCCTGAAACAACAGGGCAGCCTGCACAGCCCACACCAACGGTTCTGTACACCTGAAGTGGGAGTAGAGCTGTCTGTGTGACTCACCAGTACTTTCCTCTTCCCATTCTTCACCACACGGTTCTGTACACCTGAAGTGGGAGTAGAGCTGTCTGTGTGACTCACCAGTACTTTCCTCTTCCCATTCTTCACCACACGGTTCTGTACACCTGAAGTGGGAGTAGAGCTGTCTGTGTGACTCACCAGTACTTTCCTCTTCCCATTCTTCACCATACGGTTCTGTACACCTGAAGTGGGAGTAGAGCTGTCTGTGTGACTCACCAGTACTTTCCTCTTCCCATTCTTCACCATACGGTTCTGTACACCTGAAGTGGGAGTAGAGCTGTCTGTGTGACTCACCAGTACTTTCCTCTTCCCATTCTTCACCACACGGTTCTGTACACCTGAAGTGGGAGTAGAGCTGTCTGTGTGACTCACCAGTACTTTCCTCTTCCCATTCTTCACCACACGGTTCTGTACACCTGAAGTGGGAGTAGAGCTGTCTGTGTGACTCACCATTACTTTCCTCTTCCCATTCTTCACCACACAGTTCTGTACACCTGAAGTGGGAGTAGAGCTGTCTGTGTGACTCACCAGTACTTTCCTCTTCCCATTCTTCACCACACGGTTCTGTACACCTGAAGTGGGAGTAGAGCTGTCTGTGTGACTCACCAGTACTTTCCTCTTCCCATTCTTCACCACACGGTTCTGTACACCTGAAGTGGGAGTAGAGCTGTCTGTGTGACTCACCAGTACTTTCCTCTTCCCATTCTTCACCACACGGTTCTGTACACCTGAAGTGGGAGTAGAGCTGTCTGTGTGACTCACCATTACTTTCCTCTTCCCATTCTTCACCACACGGTTCTGTACACCTGAAGTGGGAGTAGAGCTGTCTGTGTGACTCACCAGTACTTTCCTCTTCCCATTCTTCACCACACGGTTCTGTACACCTGAAGTGGGAGTAGAGCTGTCTGTGTGACTCACCAGTACTTTCCTCTTCCCATTCTTCACCACACGGTT contains the following coding sequences:
- the LOC135554538 gene encoding polycystin-1-like protein 3 — its product is MVSHTDSSTPTSGVQNRVVKNGKRKVLVSHTDSSTPTSGVQNRVVKNGKRKVLVSHTDSSTPTSGVQNRVVKNGKRKVMVSHTDSSTPTSGVQNRVVKNGKRKVLVSHTDSSTPTSGVQNCVVKNGKRKVVVSHTDSSTPTSGVQNRVVKNGKRKVLVSHTDSSTPTSGVQNRVVKNGKRKVMVSHTDSSTPTSGVQNRVVKNGKRKVLVSHTDSSTPTSGVQNCVVKNGKRKVVVSHTDSSTPTSGVQNRVVKNGKRKVLVSHTDSSTPTSGVQNRVVKNGKRKVLVSHTDSSTPTSGVQNRVVKNGKRKVMVSHTDSSTPTSGVQNRVVKNGKRKVLVSHTDSSTPTSGVQNRVVKNGKRKVLVSHTDSSTPTSGVQNRVVKNGKRKVLVSHTDSSTPTSGVQNCVVKNGKRKVMVSHTDSSTPTSGVQNRVVKNGKRKVLVSHTDSSTPTSGVQNRVVKNGKRKVLVSHTDSSTPTSGVQNRMVKNGKRKVLVSHTDSSTPTSGVQNRMVKNGKRKVLVSHTDSSTPTSGVQNRVVKNGKRKVLVSHTDSSTPTSGVQNRVVKNGKRKVLAAETGDLRREWIGQLWRAMHLSGPGGTDPGCIRQQDVRSDDLKARGRFSTYNSSECDSMTEPLGVHRPLSAPLNPSTPDQDLDQGHRITNCLSGPLTPDQNLGHRATLSLPH